A stretch of DNA from Schistocerca americana isolate TAMUIC-IGC-003095 chromosome 3, iqSchAmer2.1, whole genome shotgun sequence:
GAATATAATTCAGAATTAAACAGGATTTTGTAGTTCTTTTTACTGATTCGGAGGCGAATAAGTGAGTTTAATTTCCTCAAGAGACAGAAGTGTATCTCCTCGCGTTGCGAGTGTAGCAGTATTGAATTCATTGGAGTGGTTCCATAACGTTATTATCTTTGGTAGTATTTGAAACTTATCGGCGGGTGTTTTCAATTTTGTGCTGTTGGTCGTGTCATACTTCGATACAGTTTCTTTACGTTGGTTTATTGTTGTTCGTTCAATATGGTAGTTGATAAACTCATTCTGGATGAATATCAGAAGCTATACAATGAAATTGAGGACGTTATTAAGACGGTAGTTCACGTTCCATCAGTGAAATACTCTTACCTATGCAGACAACTTTCTATCCTGTGTTTGTATCTCGGTAAAAAGCGTGAAGCAGTTTATTACCTTGTGAACTGCCTTGGCTTCCAGTTAAGGTGGCGTGCAATTTGTAGAGACACGATAATGCAAGAGAAGAAACTGCGCAACCCAGAAATGGAAGTTCGACTACACAGGAAGTATTTACAATTTCAGGGGGAGTACGATACAGATGGCTTCAATTCTATGATGAAAAGACTCTACGATCTTCCACCACAGTGGAGAGTTGTACAAATTTCTGTTCCGTACAACGCAAAGAGAAGACTGGAAAATCAATTGTCCATGATAGCTACATCTTCCATTTGTATTACCTGTTTCGAGTGTGGTAATGGTGCAGCGGATCCTTTAATGGTGACAATTCCACAGCCGTCGAATTCGAATATATTTTGGGAAGAATTCATTGACACTCTGAAGGTAAACAGACAAAGGTATGATGAACAGAATCCAATAATGCATAATAGAAGAAAAATGGAAGCAAATGACAGGATGTTGCAAATTCTGAAGGACATGAGATACAGTTGGCTGGGAGTGTGGATGTCAATCCTTGTTGGCCGGTTGGTTGATGACTGTTACTTAAAGAAACTGCGCAAGTTGGTAGATGAGATTGTACAAGATTGTCATGTGACAGACTGCTTCTTAGATAGGGGTCAAGAACTGCTTTACTATTTTGTAGAGTGTTACAGTCACATAACAGAAGAGGAGTTTGAAAATGGAATTCACTCAGTCTTAGATGAGGAATGCTCTCCAGCTAGTGCTAATGCATTAatatccaaactgaagagtttgtgCAGTGGACCCAGATACATGAGTAATTTAAAGAGACATCCTGttattcttgttgttgatgaagaaTTGGAGCATTTTCCATGGGAGATGCTAAATGGTTTGGCAGAGCATCCTGTTTCTCGAATATCTTCAATACCACTGCTCCATGCACTATATCATGAACACAAAAGCAAGATAAAAAATGGATGTGTGGAATATGTCTTCAAGCCAGAAAATGGCTTTTATCTCTTGAATCCAGAGAGAAATCTTAATGCTATGCAGGATCGGATGGTACCTTTCCTTGATAGTTGCCTTGTTGGATGGCCAAATATGGTGGGCAAGTGCCCATCAGAAGATCAGTTGGTTGATGTTTTAACTAAGAAAGACATATTTATCTACTTTGGTCATGGGTCTGGTGGAAAATACCTCCATCCGTACAAAATTGCAAAACTTAATGTAAATGCAACAGTGTTACTCTTTGGATGTAAGAGCAATACTTGGGCATATGAGCCTTATAATGACAGGCTAAGCACAGCCCGAGCATATTGCATTTCATCAAGTCCCTGTGTGCTCGGTATGTTGTGGGAGGTGCCAGATAGAGACACAGATGCTTTGACAAAGGAACTTTTAAAGGCATGGCTTATGCCTTCACCAGATCGTGAACCTGAATTACTGCGAGCTGTAGTTAGAGGAAGAAATGGGGCACGTGAGTTTGTCACAAAATCATCCTTAGTGATTCGTGGTTTGCCTTCTAGGATGTTGTTTCAAGACTTGTAATTGTACATTAGTGAATTATATTATTTTTGTGGCTGGCCCTATCAAATGCCCTTTAACTGTTTGACAACTGTAAATTTTTATTT
This window harbors:
- the LOC124605269 gene encoding separin, whose product is MVVDKLILDEYQKLYNEIEDVIKTVVHVPSVKYSYLCRQLSILCLYLGKKREAVYYLVNCLGFQLRWRAICRDTIMQEKKLRNPEMEVRLHRKYLQFQGEYDTDGFNSMMKRLYDLPPQWRVVQISVPYNAKRRLENQLSMIATSSICITCFECGNGAADPLMVTIPQPSNSNIFWEEFIDTLKVNRQRYDEQNPIMHNRRKMEANDRMLQILKDMRYSWLGVWMSILVGRLVDDCYLKKLRKLVDEIVQDCHVTDCFLDRGQELLYYFVECYSHITEEEFENGIHSVLDEECSPASANALISKLKSLCSGPRYMSNLKRHPVILVVDEELEHFPWEMLNGLAEHPVSRISSIPLLHALYHEHKSKIKNGCVEYVFKPENGFYLLNPERNLNAMQDRMVPFLDSCLVGWPNMVGKCPSEDQLVDVLTKKDIFIYFGHGSGGKYLHPYKIAKLNVNATVLLFGCKSNTWAYEPYNDRLSTARAYCISSSPCVLGMLWEVPDRDTDALTKELLKAWLMPSPDREPELLRAVVRGRNGAREFVTKSSLVIRGLPSRMLFQDL